From Rhodobium gokarnense, a single genomic window includes:
- a CDS encoding TRAP transporter substrate-binding protein, with protein sequence MPETKGRARGILRHARALVAAAALSGIAMGGALAADMPEMTLKFGHPYNETHPLALGAQKFADIVKEKSGGKITVQVFPNSTIGSSRDLVEGIQIGVVDFALVPTTNVASFYSPLDIFYLPFLFRDKEHAYAVSDGPVGEKLYADMLEKTGIRTLAMYESGFRTITTRDTKIEKPSDMEGIKFRVVNNPLNVATFKALGANPTPMALSEVFTGLQQGTVDGQDNPVGNVKAFGFDKVQNYITLSHHQWAGIMFLADDKMWKELPDDVKTLFKETALETQDWERKEINAVEEKYLDEMEQGGMTVTRLTPEQAKAFQDAMEAVWDEYRGKIGAELIDSAVAAK encoded by the coding sequence ATGCCTGAGACCAAAGGCCGTGCCCGCGGAATCCTCCGCCACGCCCGCGCGCTCGTTGCCGCCGCCGCCCTTTCCGGCATTGCGATGGGCGGCGCGCTTGCCGCCGACATGCCGGAAATGACGCTGAAATTCGGCCATCCCTACAACGAGACCCATCCGCTCGCCCTCGGCGCCCAGAAATTCGCCGACATCGTCAAGGAAAAGAGCGGCGGCAAGATTACCGTCCAGGTGTTCCCGAACAGCACCATCGGCTCCTCGCGCGATCTCGTGGAAGGCATCCAGATCGGCGTCGTCGACTTCGCCCTCGTTCCGACGACCAACGTCGCCAGCTTCTATTCGCCGCTCGACATCTTCTACCTGCCGTTCCTGTTCCGCGACAAGGAACACGCCTATGCGGTCTCCGACGGCCCGGTCGGCGAGAAGCTCTATGCCGACATGCTGGAAAAGACCGGCATCCGCACGCTGGCCATGTATGAAAGCGGGTTCCGCACCATCACCACGCGCGACACCAAGATCGAAAAGCCGTCCGACATGGAGGGCATCAAGTTCCGCGTCGTGAACAATCCGCTGAACGTCGCCACCTTCAAGGCGCTCGGCGCCAACCCGACGCCGATGGCGCTGTCGGAGGTCTTCACCGGCCTGCAGCAGGGCACCGTCGACGGCCAGGACAACCCGGTCGGCAACGTCAAGGCGTTCGGCTTCGACAAGGTCCAGAACTACATCACCCTGTCGCACCACCAGTGGGCCGGCATCATGTTCCTCGCCGACGACAAGATGTGGAAGGAGCTGCCGGACGACGTCAAGACGCTTTTCAAGGAGACCGCCCTTGAGACCCAGGACTGGGAGCGCAAGGAGATCAACGCGGTAGAAGAGAAGTATCTCGACGAGATGGAACAGGGCGGCATGACCGTCACCCGGCTGACGCCGGAACAGGCCAAGGCCTTCCAGGACGCCATGGAAGCGGTCTGGGACGAATACCGCGGCAAGATCGGCGCCGAGCTGATCGACTCCGCCGTCGCGGCCAAGTAG